In the Chelonoidis abingdonii isolate Lonesome George chromosome 13, CheloAbing_2.0, whole genome shotgun sequence genome, one interval contains:
- the EXOC7 gene encoding exocyst complex component 7 isoform X11: MIPPEEASARRREIEDKLKQEEETLSFIRESLEKSDQLTKNMVSILSSFESRLMKLENSIIPVHKQTENLQRLQENVEKTLSCLDHVISYYHVAKDTEKIIKEGPTGRLEEYLGCMARIQKAVEYFQDNNPDSPELNRVKSLFERGKESLESEFRSLMTRHTKPVPPILILDLISGDDEIDTQEDMILEHLPESVLQDTVRISLWLVEYGRNQDFMNVYYQIRSSQLDRSIKGLKEHFRKNSSSTGIPYSPAIQNKRKDTPTKKPIKRPGHEHDLRVKHLSDTLNDKHGPAAGRDDMLDIEIDAYIHCVSAFVKLAQSEYQLLTEIIPEHHQKKTFDSLIQESLDNLMIEGDNIVSAARKAIIRHDYSAVLTIFPILRHLKQTKPEFDQVLQGTAASTKNKLPGLITSMETTGAKALEDFADNIKNDPDKEYNMPKDGTVHELTSNAILFLQQLLDFQETAGAMLASQETSSSASSYSSEFSRRLLSTYICKVLGNLQLNLLSKSKVYEDPALSAIFLHNNYNYILKSLEKSELIQLVAVTQKTVERSYRELIEQQIQTYQRSWLKVTEYISERNLPVFQSGVKLKDKERQMIKERFKGFNDGLEELCKIQKAWAIPDIEQRDKIRKAQKNIVKETYSAFLHRYGNVPFTKNPEKYIKYRVDQVGEMIEKLFDTSA, from the exons GAAGAAGAAACACTGTCCTTTATAAGAGAGAGCCTTGAAAAAAGTGATCAGCTCACAAAAAACATG gtttccatcctctcctcctttgaGAGCCGTTTGATGAAGCTGGAGAACTCCATCATCCCTGTGCATAAGCAGACAGAGAATCTACAACGTCTGCAGGAGAATGTTGAGAAGACTCTGTCCTGTCTGGATCATGTCATTAGTTATTACCATGTGGCTAAGGACACGGAGAAGATCATAAAGGAAGG CCCTACGGGGAGACTAGAGGAGTATTTGGGCTGCATGGCCAGAATCCAGAAAGCTGTGGAATATTTCCAGGACAACAATCCTGACAGCCCAGAACTGAACCGGGTG AAATCACTGTTTGAGAGGGGGAAGGAATCTCTGGAGTCAGAATTCCGCAGTCTGATGACACGACACACCAAGCCAGTTCCTCCGATCCTCATCCTGGATCTGATCAGCGGGGATGATGAGATTGATACGCAGGAAGATATGATTTTGGAACACCTCCCTGAGAGTGTCTTGCAAGACACTGTTCGTATCTCCCTTTGGCTGGTGGAGTATGGAAGAAACCAAG ACTTCATGAATGTTTACTACCAAATCCGCTCCAGCCAGCTCGACCGCTCCATCAAAGGTCTGAAGGAGCACTTCCGTAAGAACAGCTCCTCCACAGGCATCCCGTACTCCCCTGCCATTCAGAACAAGAGGAAGGACACACCGACCAAAAAGCCCATCAAGAGACCAG GTCATGAGCATGATTTACGAGTTAAACACCTTTCCGATACCCTGAACGACAAGCATGGGCCAGCTGCTG GGAGGGATGACATGTTGGACATCGAGATTGATGCGTACATTCACTGTGTTAGCgcctttgtgaaactggcccagAGTGAGTACCAGCTCCTGACAGAAATCATCCCAGAGCACCACCAGAAGAAGACCTTCGACTCCCTCATTCAG GAGTCTCTGGATAACCTGATGATAGAGGGGGATAACATTGTCTCAGCAGCCCGGAAGGCCATCATTCGGCATGACTATTCAGCTGTGCTCACTATCTTCCCCATCCTCAGACACCTGAAACAGACAAAGCCAGAGTTCGATCAAGTCTTGCAG GGCACTGCAGCCAGCACAAAGAACAAGCTTCCAGGGCTGATCACCTCCATGGAAACCACAGGTGCAAAAGCGCTGGAGGACTTTGCAGACAACATTAAG AATGATCCGGACAAGGAGTATAACATGCCGAAAGACGGGACAGTTCATGAACTCACCAGCAAT GCCATTCTCTTCCTGCAGCAGTTGCTGGATTTCCAGGAGACGGCAGGCGCCATGTTGGCATCCCAAG AGACCAGCAGTTCAGCTAGCAGCTACAGTTCTGAATTTAGCAGACGACTGCTCAGCACCTACATCT GCAAAGTCTTGGGCAACTTGCAACTAAACCTTCTCAGTAAATCAAAGGTTTATGAGGACCCAGCCTTGAGTGCCATTTTCCTGCACAACAACTACAACTACATCCTTAAATCCCTTGAAAA GTCTGAGCTAATCCAGTTGGTGGCCGTGACTCAGAAAACAGTAGAGAGGTCTTACAGGGAGCTCATTGAGCAACAGATCCAGACCTACCAGCGCAG CTGGTTAAAAGTAACAGAATACATCTCCGAGAGAAACTTGCCTGTTTTTCAATCAGGAGTCAAG CTCAAGGATAAGGAGAGGCAGATGATAAAGGAGCGTTTTAAG GGTTTCAATGATGGCCTGGAGGAGCTGTGCAAAATCCAGAAGGCCTGGGCCATCCCTGACATAGAGCAGAGGGACAAAATCCGCAAGGCTCAAAAAAACATTGTGAAAGAGACCTACAGTGCCTTCTTACACAG GTATGGCAATGTGCCTTTCACCAAGAACCCTGAGAAGTACATCAAATATCGAGTTGACCAGGTGGGCGAGATGATTGAGAAGCTGTTTGACACATCAGCATGA
- the EXOC7 gene encoding exocyst complex component 7 isoform X3 yields the protein MIPPEEASARRREIEDKLKQEEETLSFIRESLEKSDQLTKNMVSILSSFESRLMKLENSIIPVHKQTENLQRLQENVEKTLSCLDHVISYYHVAKDTEKIIKEGPTGRLEEYLGCMARIQKAVEYFQDNNPDSPELNRVKSLFERGKESLESEFRSLMTRHTKPVPPILILDLISGDDEIDTQEDMILEHLPESVLQDTVRISLWLVEYGRNQDFMNVYYQIRSSQLDRSIKGLKEHFRKNSSSTGIPYSPAIQNKRKDTPTKKPIKRPGTIRKAQNLLKQYSQHGLDGKKGASNLIPMEGHEHDLRVKHLSDTLNDKHGPAAGRDDMLDIEIDAYIHCVSAFVKLAQSEYQLLTEIIPEHHQKKTFDSLIQESLDNLMIEGDNIVSAARKAIIRHDYSAVLTIFPILRHLKQTKPEFDQVLQGTAASTKNKLPGLITSMETTGAKALEDFADNIKNDPDKEYNMPKDGTVHELTSNAILFLQQLLDFQETAGAMLASQETSSSASSYSSEFSRRLLSTYICKVLGNLQLNLLSKSKVYEDPALSAIFLHNNYNYILKSLEKSELIQLVAVTQKTVERSYRELIEQQIQTYQRSWLKVTEYISERNLPVFQSGVKLKDKERQMIKERFKGFNDGLEELCKIQKAWAIPDIEQRDKIRKAQKNIVKETYSAFLHRYGNVPFTKNPEKYIKYRVDQVGEMIEKLFDTSA from the exons GAAGAAGAAACACTGTCCTTTATAAGAGAGAGCCTTGAAAAAAGTGATCAGCTCACAAAAAACATG gtttccatcctctcctcctttgaGAGCCGTTTGATGAAGCTGGAGAACTCCATCATCCCTGTGCATAAGCAGACAGAGAATCTACAACGTCTGCAGGAGAATGTTGAGAAGACTCTGTCCTGTCTGGATCATGTCATTAGTTATTACCATGTGGCTAAGGACACGGAGAAGATCATAAAGGAAGG CCCTACGGGGAGACTAGAGGAGTATTTGGGCTGCATGGCCAGAATCCAGAAAGCTGTGGAATATTTCCAGGACAACAATCCTGACAGCCCAGAACTGAACCGGGTG AAATCACTGTTTGAGAGGGGGAAGGAATCTCTGGAGTCAGAATTCCGCAGTCTGATGACACGACACACCAAGCCAGTTCCTCCGATCCTCATCCTGGATCTGATCAGCGGGGATGATGAGATTGATACGCAGGAAGATATGATTTTGGAACACCTCCCTGAGAGTGTCTTGCAAGACACTGTTCGTATCTCCCTTTGGCTGGTGGAGTATGGAAGAAACCAAG ACTTCATGAATGTTTACTACCAAATCCGCTCCAGCCAGCTCGACCGCTCCATCAAAGGTCTGAAGGAGCACTTCCGTAAGAACAGCTCCTCCACAGGCATCCCGTACTCCCCTGCCATTCAGAACAAGAGGAAGGACACACCGACCAAAAAGCCCATCAAGAGACCAG GCACGATCCGGAAGGCTCAGAACCTTCTGAAACAGTATTCTCAGCATGGTCTAGATGGGAAAAAGGGGGCCTCTAACCTCATTCCTATGGAAG GTCATGAGCATGATTTACGAGTTAAACACCTTTCCGATACCCTGAACGACAAGCATGGGCCAGCTGCTG GGAGGGATGACATGTTGGACATCGAGATTGATGCGTACATTCACTGTGTTAGCgcctttgtgaaactggcccagAGTGAGTACCAGCTCCTGACAGAAATCATCCCAGAGCACCACCAGAAGAAGACCTTCGACTCCCTCATTCAG GAGTCTCTGGATAACCTGATGATAGAGGGGGATAACATTGTCTCAGCAGCCCGGAAGGCCATCATTCGGCATGACTATTCAGCTGTGCTCACTATCTTCCCCATCCTCAGACACCTGAAACAGACAAAGCCAGAGTTCGATCAAGTCTTGCAG GGCACTGCAGCCAGCACAAAGAACAAGCTTCCAGGGCTGATCACCTCCATGGAAACCACAGGTGCAAAAGCGCTGGAGGACTTTGCAGACAACATTAAG AATGATCCGGACAAGGAGTATAACATGCCGAAAGACGGGACAGTTCATGAACTCACCAGCAAT GCCATTCTCTTCCTGCAGCAGTTGCTGGATTTCCAGGAGACGGCAGGCGCCATGTTGGCATCCCAAG AGACCAGCAGTTCAGCTAGCAGCTACAGTTCTGAATTTAGCAGACGACTGCTCAGCACCTACATCT GCAAAGTCTTGGGCAACTTGCAACTAAACCTTCTCAGTAAATCAAAGGTTTATGAGGACCCAGCCTTGAGTGCCATTTTCCTGCACAACAACTACAACTACATCCTTAAATCCCTTGAAAA GTCTGAGCTAATCCAGTTGGTGGCCGTGACTCAGAAAACAGTAGAGAGGTCTTACAGGGAGCTCATTGAGCAACAGATCCAGACCTACCAGCGCAG CTGGTTAAAAGTAACAGAATACATCTCCGAGAGAAACTTGCCTGTTTTTCAATCAGGAGTCAAG CTCAAGGATAAGGAGAGGCAGATGATAAAGGAGCGTTTTAAG GGTTTCAATGATGGCCTGGAGGAGCTGTGCAAAATCCAGAAGGCCTGGGCCATCCCTGACATAGAGCAGAGGGACAAAATCCGCAAGGCTCAAAAAAACATTGTGAAAGAGACCTACAGTGCCTTCTTACACAG GTATGGCAATGTGCCTTTCACCAAGAACCCTGAGAAGTACATCAAATATCGAGTTGACCAGGTGGGCGAGATGATTGAGAAGCTGTTTGACACATCAGCATGA
- the EXOC7 gene encoding exocyst complex component 7 isoform X8: MIPPEEASARRREIEDKLKQEEETLSFIRESLEKSDQLTKNMVSILSSFESRLMKLENSIIPVHKQTENLQRLQENVEKTLSCLDHVISYYHVAKDTEKIIKEGPTGRLEEYLGCMARIQKAVEYFQDNNPDSPELNRVKSLFERGKESLESEFRSLMTRHTKPVPPILILDLISGDDEIDTQEDMILEHLPESVLQDTVRISLWLVEYGRNQDFMNVYYQIRSSQLDRSIKGLKEHFRKNSSSTGIPYSPAIQNKRKDTPTKKPIKRPGHEHDLRVKHLSDTLNDKHGPAAGRDDMLDIEIDAYIHCVSAFVKLAQSEYQLLTEIIPEHHQKKTFDSLIQESLDNLMIEGDNIVSAARKAIIRHDYSAVLTIFPILRHLKQTKPEFDQVLQGTAASTKNKLPGLITSMETTGAKALEDFADNIKNDPDKEYNMPKDGTVHELTSNAILFLQQLLDFQETAGAMLASQVLGDTYNIPLDPRETSSSASSYSSEFSRRLLSTYICKVLGNLQLNLLSKSKVYEDPALSAIFLHNNYNYILKSLEKSELIQLVAVTQKTVERSYRELIEQQIQTYQRSWLKVTEYISERNLPVFQSGVKLKDKERQMIKERFKGFNDGLEELCKIQKAWAIPDIEQRDKIRKAQKNIVKETYSAFLHRYGNVPFTKNPEKYIKYRVDQVGEMIEKLFDTSA, translated from the exons GAAGAAGAAACACTGTCCTTTATAAGAGAGAGCCTTGAAAAAAGTGATCAGCTCACAAAAAACATG gtttccatcctctcctcctttgaGAGCCGTTTGATGAAGCTGGAGAACTCCATCATCCCTGTGCATAAGCAGACAGAGAATCTACAACGTCTGCAGGAGAATGTTGAGAAGACTCTGTCCTGTCTGGATCATGTCATTAGTTATTACCATGTGGCTAAGGACACGGAGAAGATCATAAAGGAAGG CCCTACGGGGAGACTAGAGGAGTATTTGGGCTGCATGGCCAGAATCCAGAAAGCTGTGGAATATTTCCAGGACAACAATCCTGACAGCCCAGAACTGAACCGGGTG AAATCACTGTTTGAGAGGGGGAAGGAATCTCTGGAGTCAGAATTCCGCAGTCTGATGACACGACACACCAAGCCAGTTCCTCCGATCCTCATCCTGGATCTGATCAGCGGGGATGATGAGATTGATACGCAGGAAGATATGATTTTGGAACACCTCCCTGAGAGTGTCTTGCAAGACACTGTTCGTATCTCCCTTTGGCTGGTGGAGTATGGAAGAAACCAAG ACTTCATGAATGTTTACTACCAAATCCGCTCCAGCCAGCTCGACCGCTCCATCAAAGGTCTGAAGGAGCACTTCCGTAAGAACAGCTCCTCCACAGGCATCCCGTACTCCCCTGCCATTCAGAACAAGAGGAAGGACACACCGACCAAAAAGCCCATCAAGAGACCAG GTCATGAGCATGATTTACGAGTTAAACACCTTTCCGATACCCTGAACGACAAGCATGGGCCAGCTGCTG GGAGGGATGACATGTTGGACATCGAGATTGATGCGTACATTCACTGTGTTAGCgcctttgtgaaactggcccagAGTGAGTACCAGCTCCTGACAGAAATCATCCCAGAGCACCACCAGAAGAAGACCTTCGACTCCCTCATTCAG GAGTCTCTGGATAACCTGATGATAGAGGGGGATAACATTGTCTCAGCAGCCCGGAAGGCCATCATTCGGCATGACTATTCAGCTGTGCTCACTATCTTCCCCATCCTCAGACACCTGAAACAGACAAAGCCAGAGTTCGATCAAGTCTTGCAG GGCACTGCAGCCAGCACAAAGAACAAGCTTCCAGGGCTGATCACCTCCATGGAAACCACAGGTGCAAAAGCGCTGGAGGACTTTGCAGACAACATTAAG AATGATCCGGACAAGGAGTATAACATGCCGAAAGACGGGACAGTTCATGAACTCACCAGCAAT GCCATTCTCTTCCTGCAGCAGTTGCTGGATTTCCAGGAGACGGCAGGCGCCATGTTGGCATCCCAAG TTCTTGGGGACACATACAATATTCCTTTAGATCCCAGAG AGACCAGCAGTTCAGCTAGCAGCTACAGTTCTGAATTTAGCAGACGACTGCTCAGCACCTACATCT GCAAAGTCTTGGGCAACTTGCAACTAAACCTTCTCAGTAAATCAAAGGTTTATGAGGACCCAGCCTTGAGTGCCATTTTCCTGCACAACAACTACAACTACATCCTTAAATCCCTTGAAAA GTCTGAGCTAATCCAGTTGGTGGCCGTGACTCAGAAAACAGTAGAGAGGTCTTACAGGGAGCTCATTGAGCAACAGATCCAGACCTACCAGCGCAG CTGGTTAAAAGTAACAGAATACATCTCCGAGAGAAACTTGCCTGTTTTTCAATCAGGAGTCAAG CTCAAGGATAAGGAGAGGCAGATGATAAAGGAGCGTTTTAAG GGTTTCAATGATGGCCTGGAGGAGCTGTGCAAAATCCAGAAGGCCTGGGCCATCCCTGACATAGAGCAGAGGGACAAAATCCGCAAGGCTCAAAAAAACATTGTGAAAGAGACCTACAGTGCCTTCTTACACAG GTATGGCAATGTGCCTTTCACCAAGAACCCTGAGAAGTACATCAAATATCGAGTTGACCAGGTGGGCGAGATGATTGAGAAGCTGTTTGACACATCAGCATGA
- the EXOC7 gene encoding exocyst complex component 7 isoform X6, giving the protein MAAVFDRGGDIEEVSILSSFESRLMKLENSIIPVHKQTENLQRLQENVEKTLSCLDHVISYYHVAKDTEKIIKEGPTGRLEEYLGCMARIQKAVEYFQDNNPDSPELNRVKSLFERGKESLESEFRSLMTRHTKPVPPILILDLISGDDEIDTQEDMILEHLPESVLQDTVRISLWLVEYGRNQDFMNVYYQIRSSQLDRSIKGLKEHFRKNSSSTGIPYSPAIQNKRKDTPTKKPIKRPVFIPGTIRKAQNLLKQYSQHGLDGKKGASNLIPMEGHEHDLRVKHLSDTLNDKHGPAAGRDDMLDIEIDAYIHCVSAFVKLAQSEYQLLTEIIPEHHQKKTFDSLIQESLDNLMIEGDNIVSAARKAIIRHDYSAVLTIFPILRHLKQTKPEFDQVLQGTAASTKNKLPGLITSMETTGAKALEDFADNIKNDPDKEYNMPKDGTVHELTSNAILFLQQLLDFQETAGAMLASQVLGDTYNIPLDPRETSSSASSYSSEFSRRLLSTYICKVLGNLQLNLLSKSKVYEDPALSAIFLHNNYNYILKSLEKSELIQLVAVTQKTVERSYRELIEQQIQTYQRSWLKVTEYISERNLPVFQSGVKLKDKERQMIKERFKGFNDGLEELCKIQKAWAIPDIEQRDKIRKAQKNIVKETYSAFLHRYGNVPFTKNPEKYIKYRVDQVGEMIEKLFDTSA; this is encoded by the exons ATGGCAGCAGTCTTTGACAGAGGGGGTGATATAGAGGAA gtttccatcctctcctcctttgaGAGCCGTTTGATGAAGCTGGAGAACTCCATCATCCCTGTGCATAAGCAGACAGAGAATCTACAACGTCTGCAGGAGAATGTTGAGAAGACTCTGTCCTGTCTGGATCATGTCATTAGTTATTACCATGTGGCTAAGGACACGGAGAAGATCATAAAGGAAGG CCCTACGGGGAGACTAGAGGAGTATTTGGGCTGCATGGCCAGAATCCAGAAAGCTGTGGAATATTTCCAGGACAACAATCCTGACAGCCCAGAACTGAACCGGGTG AAATCACTGTTTGAGAGGGGGAAGGAATCTCTGGAGTCAGAATTCCGCAGTCTGATGACACGACACACCAAGCCAGTTCCTCCGATCCTCATCCTGGATCTGATCAGCGGGGATGATGAGATTGATACGCAGGAAGATATGATTTTGGAACACCTCCCTGAGAGTGTCTTGCAAGACACTGTTCGTATCTCCCTTTGGCTGGTGGAGTATGGAAGAAACCAAG ACTTCATGAATGTTTACTACCAAATCCGCTCCAGCCAGCTCGACCGCTCCATCAAAGGTCTGAAGGAGCACTTCCGTAAGAACAGCTCCTCCACAGGCATCCCGTACTCCCCTGCCATTCAGAACAAGAGGAAGGACACACCGACCAAAAAGCCCATCAAGAGACCAG TCTTCATTCCAG GCACGATCCGGAAGGCTCAGAACCTTCTGAAACAGTATTCTCAGCATGGTCTAGATGGGAAAAAGGGGGCCTCTAACCTCATTCCTATGGAAG GTCATGAGCATGATTTACGAGTTAAACACCTTTCCGATACCCTGAACGACAAGCATGGGCCAGCTGCTG GGAGGGATGACATGTTGGACATCGAGATTGATGCGTACATTCACTGTGTTAGCgcctttgtgaaactggcccagAGTGAGTACCAGCTCCTGACAGAAATCATCCCAGAGCACCACCAGAAGAAGACCTTCGACTCCCTCATTCAG GAGTCTCTGGATAACCTGATGATAGAGGGGGATAACATTGTCTCAGCAGCCCGGAAGGCCATCATTCGGCATGACTATTCAGCTGTGCTCACTATCTTCCCCATCCTCAGACACCTGAAACAGACAAAGCCAGAGTTCGATCAAGTCTTGCAG GGCACTGCAGCCAGCACAAAGAACAAGCTTCCAGGGCTGATCACCTCCATGGAAACCACAGGTGCAAAAGCGCTGGAGGACTTTGCAGACAACATTAAG AATGATCCGGACAAGGAGTATAACATGCCGAAAGACGGGACAGTTCATGAACTCACCAGCAAT GCCATTCTCTTCCTGCAGCAGTTGCTGGATTTCCAGGAGACGGCAGGCGCCATGTTGGCATCCCAAG TTCTTGGGGACACATACAATATTCCTTTAGATCCCAGAG AGACCAGCAGTTCAGCTAGCAGCTACAGTTCTGAATTTAGCAGACGACTGCTCAGCACCTACATCT GCAAAGTCTTGGGCAACTTGCAACTAAACCTTCTCAGTAAATCAAAGGTTTATGAGGACCCAGCCTTGAGTGCCATTTTCCTGCACAACAACTACAACTACATCCTTAAATCCCTTGAAAA GTCTGAGCTAATCCAGTTGGTGGCCGTGACTCAGAAAACAGTAGAGAGGTCTTACAGGGAGCTCATTGAGCAACAGATCCAGACCTACCAGCGCAG CTGGTTAAAAGTAACAGAATACATCTCCGAGAGAAACTTGCCTGTTTTTCAATCAGGAGTCAAG CTCAAGGATAAGGAGAGGCAGATGATAAAGGAGCGTTTTAAG GGTTTCAATGATGGCCTGGAGGAGCTGTGCAAAATCCAGAAGGCCTGGGCCATCCCTGACATAGAGCAGAGGGACAAAATCCGCAAGGCTCAAAAAAACATTGTGAAAGAGACCTACAGTGCCTTCTTACACAG GTATGGCAATGTGCCTTTCACCAAGAACCCTGAGAAGTACATCAAATATCGAGTTGACCAGGTGGGCGAGATGATTGAGAAGCTGTTTGACACATCAGCATGA